A genomic segment from Nematostella vectensis chromosome 6, jaNemVect1.1, whole genome shotgun sequence encodes:
- the LOC5519794 gene encoding kinesin heavy chain isoform X1: MHRAMRDKKGSVKGREETDRVRVFVRVRPRSEDEVRRGEPPGVEVIPIRNEIVLVDGRERRFVFDAVLPPAATNRQVYSYAGRPLVDAAFSGFNGTLMAYGQTGTGKTYTMMSRDGVCMQMVHKLFRRLVKDQQHEYKVCMSYLQIYQEKIYDLLNSNHKLEMVLREDPKKGVYVENLTEYVVRSADEVMSLMRSSKKRLIFAETRMNRLSSRSHSVCQITIQRSRGKNTPKNGSKSTSSPSISRQLKSSSPKSADATPPMDKKKDHYSNSDSKIPLRRQHSLPDQKASCIPQPSAGALKRTSPGRFSNSLTSLPDADGGYSKHKKQLLRDPRSRRRCHSDYETEDSDFMESESELSIDPLLRPTGLPDDLYEEGESFADELEKEGDDEEFLDSIRIIDDVVTKGKLNICDLAGSERVKRAQVEGERLSELQHINLSLLELGNTIHALSEGTRTHIPFRNSSLTRLLQDSLGGNCKTSFVMCISPTNADKMETRCTLEFGQRALKIKNAAHVNMEIDHVKLAADLRKRLQALELEMKSQKDVFDKQLMALKTDQRVELSEKDSLYENEKTQAQMQVQQLQTETENLRKLLEDERRQKSLLEQTRNLEMESKLQEERENIGALSELRTELEHLRRELQAEKRRSLALEQRERDILEQSIAGGSHGLSETEDVHKDAGDIELSEGHRTNCQSPEHLAPQFPQIPIDSHHTSTDTLYNVLLAEIMSLQLLYQMQDLADSCGHVTLQSRDSGWADSDEEALGNVGKSLLEKGGLILNSLRNVHAVDTISFASTESLREAFLFPLSPKASKAKSSVRTNNNVSRELHYEGQDPKPYTPVKSASSAFLLEARGLESASTSSMGSFCDHEPLSPRAQRQPSDSGCSSQHSGIELSPVEQKSNLHKEFSRRAAGSNVCVPLAEEDDEVSEPDAATEDKEHFRLLTEKVSTLERDLLKLKEEMDSEIVGFFSTVFLVEVDNNNVQDSSQMRHLMDCVQERLLREIIDQGPGPDKLCLSLPVLEQALNLLLVNKTLMSCILVLQKRKSTSKSRSSLPQVDQEVQTEEEVKLVRRKPRKGLFSRTSKHAAVLTEPWPWSPGHHQECQTSVERLASLPTRDDRMDSLCSTKTNEDWVQILQEEAASSEMERNPDGASRAGTPVCGSDMNARDDHMANSSDEEEDARGSKKKTKKKFGIFACLAPRMSMRKRKSQKNPPEPQQAERAEKETLIN, from the exons ATGCACAGAGCAATGAGGGATAAGAAAGGCAGCGTTAAGGGCCGAGAAG AGACAGATCGCGTTCGAGTTTTCGTCCGTGTTCGTCCAAGGAGCGAAGATGAAGTGCGACGAGGCGAGCCACCCGgagtagaggtcatccccatcagGAACGAG ATTGTTCTCGTGGATGGAAGGGAGAGGCGGTTCGTGTTCGATGCGGTCCTTCCACCAGCTGCCACAAATCGCCAG GTTTATAGCTATGCCGGAAGGCCTCTTGTGGATGCTGCGTTTAGCGGATTTAACGGCACACTGATGGCTTATGGTCAAACaggcacag GTAAGACATACACGATGATGTCACGTGACGGGGTGTGCATGCAGATGGTGCATAAGCTGTTTAGGAGGCTTGTGAAGGATCAGCAGCACGAGTATAAG GTGTGCATGTCGTACCTTCAAATCTACCAGGAGAAGATTTACGATCTGCTCAACTCGAACCACAAACTCGAGATGGTGCTTAGAGAGGACCCGAAGAAAG GCGTGTACGTCGAGAACCTGACGGAGTACGTTGTGAGAAGTGCAGATGAGGTCATGTCTCTGATGAGATCCAGCAAGAAGAGACTCATCTTCGCAGAGACGCGCATGAACCGCCTCTCCAGCAG ATCTCACTCCGTCTGCCAGATCACCATACAAAGATCACGAGGAAAAAATACTCCTAAAAACG GCTCAAAGTCTACCTCCAGCCCGTCGATCTCACGTCAATTAAAGTCTTCGAGCCCCAAATCGGCAGACGCCACGCCTCCAATGGACAAGAAAAAAGACCACTATTCTAATAGCGACTCCAAGATCCCTCTTAGGCGTCAACACAGCCTGCCCGACCAAAAGGCTTCCTGCATTCCCCAGCCTTCAGCGGGGGCACTGAAACGAACATCACCCGGGAGATTTAGTAACTCTCTGACGTCACTTCCGGATGCAGACGGAGGTTATAGTAAACACAAGAAGCAATTGCTTCGAGACCCTCGATCGCGGAGGCGATGCCACAGCGACTACGAGACAGAGGATAGTGACTTCATGGAGTCTGAGTCGGAGCTCAGTATCGACCCTCTG CTGCGGCCAACAGGTTTGCCTGACGATCTCTATGAAGAAGGTGAGTCATTCGCGGACGAACTCGAAAAAGAG GGCGACGACGAGGAATTCCTGGACTCCATCAGGATCATCGATGACGTGGTTACCAAGGGAAAACTGAACAT CTGTGACCTTGCGGGGAGCGAGCGCGTTAAAAGGGCCCAGGTGGAGGGTGAAAGACTCTCAGAGCTGCAGCACATCAACTTATCACTGCTGGAACTAGG TAACACGATCCACGCGCTGTCTGAGGGTACCCGGACCCATATCCCGTTCCGCAACTCCTCTCTGACGCGACTTCTGCAGGACAGCCTTGGCGGAAACTGTAAGACGAGCTTCGTG ATGTGCATATCTCCCACCAACGCGGACAAGATGGAGACGCGGTGCACTCTAGAGTTTGGCCAGCGGGCCCTCAAAATCAAGAACGCTGCGCATGTTAACATGGAG ATTGATCATGTTAAGTTAGCTGCCGACTTGAGGAAGAGGCTACAAGCCTTAG AGCTTGAAATGAAATCCCAAAAAGACGTATTCGACAAGCAACTTATGGCCTTGAAAACCGATCAGAGAGTTGAACTGTCGGAGAAGGACTCGCTCTACGAGAATGAGAAAACCCAGGCGCAAATGCAG GTACAACAACTACAAACAGAGACTGAAAACTTGCGGAAACTTTTGGAAGACGAAAGAAGACAGAAAAGCTTACTCGAGCAGACGAGGAACTTGGAAATGGAGTCTAAACTTCAGGAAGAGAGGGAAAATATCGGAGCGCTTAGCGAGCTGCGAACAGAACTTGAACACCTCAGGAGAGAATTGCAGGCGGAAAAACGGCGATCACTAGCGCTCGAGCAACGAGAAAGGGATATTCTAGAACAGTCAATCGCAGGCGGTTCGCATGGACTGAGCGAAACAGAGGATGTACACAAAGACGCGGGGGATATAGAATTGAGTGAGGGACATCGGACGAATTGTCAATCACCGGAACATCTCGCACCGCAATTCCCCCAAATCCCAATAGACAGCCACCACACCTCGACCGACACCCTGTACAATGTACTCCTCGCTGAAATCATGTCGCTGCAGCTTCTGTACCAAATGCAGGACCTCGCGGACTCTTGCGGTCACGTGACTCTACAGTCACGTGACAGTGGCTGGGCGGACAGCGATGAGGAAGCGCTAGGGAATGTCGGGAAGAGTTTACTTGAAAAAGGTGGGCTGATACTGAACAGTCTGCGCAACGTCCATGCCGTGGATACTATTTCGTTTGCCAGCACGGAGTCCCTTAGGGAAGCGTTCTTGTTCCCTTTATCGCCAAAGGCTTCCAAAGCAAAGAGCTCGGTCAGAACTAATAACAATGTGTCGCGCGAGCTACATTACGAGGGCCAAGACCCCAAACCTTATACACCAGTGAAGTCCGCTAGCAGTGCATTCCTATTGGAAGCCAGGGGGCTGGAGTCAGCCTCGACTTCAAGTATGGGGTCTTTCTGCGACCATGAACCTTTGAGCCCACGGGCTCAGCGTCAGCCGAGTGACAGCGGTTGTAGCTCGCAGCATAGCGGAATTGAGTTGTCTCCTGTGGAGCAGAAATCAAACTTACACAAGGAGTTCAGCAGGCGAGCTGCAGGCTCAAACGTCTGCGTCCCTCTTGCAGAGGAAGACGACGAGGTCTCGGAGCCCGACGCAGCCACGGAGGATAAAGAACATTTCCGACTGTTAACCGAGAAAGTATCGACTTTAGAGCGTGATCTGTTAAAGCTCAAGGAGGAGATGGATAGTGAGATTGTCGGGTTCTTCTCGACCGTGTTCCTCGTGGAGGTCGATAACAACAATGTCCAAG ACTCATCCCAGATGCGGCACTTGATGGATTGTGTACAGGAACGGCTTCTTAGAGAAATCATCGACCAAG GTCCTGGCCCGGATAAGCTGTGTCTGTCGCTGCCAGTACTGGAGCAGGCCCTCAACTTGCTACTCGTCAACAAGACCCTGATGAGCTGTATCCTCGTGCTACAGAAACGCAAGAGTACCAGTAAATCACGGTCAAGCTTACCACAG GTTGACCAGGAAGTCCAGACAGAAGAGGAAGTGAAACTTGTGCGGCGTAAGCCCAGGAAAG GGTTGTTCTCACGCACCTCAAAAC atGCCGCAGTTTTGACGGAGCCCTGGCCGTGGAGTCCTGGACACCATCAGGAATGTCAGACAAGCGTTGAGCGCCTAGCAAG CTTACCCACACGGGATGATCGCATGGACTCCCTGTGTTCAACTAAAACTAACGAGGACTGGGTTCAGATCTTACAAGAGGAAGCTGCGTCATCAGAGATGGAGCGTAACCCGGATGGAGCGTCGCGAGCCGGCACTCCGGTTTGCGGTAGCGATATGAATGCACGTGACGACCACATGGCAAACAGTTCAGATGAGGAGGAAGATGCGAGGGGaagcaaaaagaaaacgaaaaaaaagttTGGGATTTTCGCGTGTCTAGCCCCTAGAATGTCCATGAGGAAGCGAAAGTCTCAGAAAAATCCGCCAGAGCCACAGCAAGCAGAAAGAGCAGAAAAGGAGACCCTTATAAACTAG
- the LOC5519794 gene encoding kinesin heavy chain isoform X2 codes for MHRAMRDKKGSVKGREETDRVRVFVRVRPRSEDEVRRGEPPGVEVIPIRNEIVLVDGRERRFVFDAVLPPAATNRQVYSYAGRPLVDAAFSGFNGTLMAYGQTGTGKTYTMMSRDGVCMQMVHKLFRRLVKDQQHEYKVCMSYLQIYQEKIYDLLNSNHKLEMVLREDPKKGVYVENLTEYVVRSADEVMSLMRSSKKRLIFAETRMNRLSSRSHSVCQITIQRSRGKNTPKNGSKSTSSPSISRQLKSSSPKSADATPPMDKKKDHYSNSDSKIPLRRQHSLPDQKASCIPQPSAGALKRTSPGRFSNSLTSLPDADGGYSKHKKQLLRDPRSRRRCHSDYETEDSDFMESESELSIDPLLRPTGLPDDLYEEGESFADELEKEGDDEEFLDSIRIIDDVVTKGKLNICDLAGSERVKRAQVEGERLSELQHINLSLLELGNTIHALSEGTRTHIPFRNSSLTRLLQDSLGGNCKTSFVMCISPTNADKMETRCTLEFGQRALKIKNAAHVNMEIDHVKLAADLRKRLQALELEMKSQKDVFDKQLMALKTDQRVELSEKDSLYENEKTQAQMQVQQLQTETENLRKLLEDERRQKSLLEQTRNLEMESKLQEERENIGALSELRTELEHLRRELQAEKRRSLALEQRERDILEQSIAGGSHGLSETEDVHKDAGDIELSEGHRTNCQSPEHLAPQFPQIPIDSHHTSTDTLYNVLLAEIMSLQLLYQMQDLADSCGHVTLQSRDSGWADSDEEALGNVGKSLLEKGGLILNSLRNVHAVDTISFASTESLREAFLFPLSPKASKAKSSVRTNNNVSRELHYEGQDPKPYTPVKSASSAFLLEARGLESASTSSMGSFCDHEPLSPRAQRQPSDSGCSSQHSGIELSPVEQKSNLHKEFSRRAAGSNVCVPLAEEDDEVSEPDAATEDKEHFRLLTEKVSTLERDLLKLKEEMDSEIVGFFSTVFLVEVDNNNVQDSSQMRHLMDCVQERLLREIIDQGPGPDKLCLSLPVLEQALNLLLVNKTLMSCILVLQKRKSTSKSRSSLPQVDQEVQTEEEVKLVRRKPRKDAAVLTEPWPWSPGHHQECQTSVERLASLPTRDDRMDSLCSTKTNEDWVQILQEEAASSEMERNPDGASRAGTPVCGSDMNARDDHMANSSDEEEDARGSKKKTKKKFGIFACLAPRMSMRKRKSQKNPPEPQQAERAEKETLIN; via the exons ATGCACAGAGCAATGAGGGATAAGAAAGGCAGCGTTAAGGGCCGAGAAG AGACAGATCGCGTTCGAGTTTTCGTCCGTGTTCGTCCAAGGAGCGAAGATGAAGTGCGACGAGGCGAGCCACCCGgagtagaggtcatccccatcagGAACGAG ATTGTTCTCGTGGATGGAAGGGAGAGGCGGTTCGTGTTCGATGCGGTCCTTCCACCAGCTGCCACAAATCGCCAG GTTTATAGCTATGCCGGAAGGCCTCTTGTGGATGCTGCGTTTAGCGGATTTAACGGCACACTGATGGCTTATGGTCAAACaggcacag GTAAGACATACACGATGATGTCACGTGACGGGGTGTGCATGCAGATGGTGCATAAGCTGTTTAGGAGGCTTGTGAAGGATCAGCAGCACGAGTATAAG GTGTGCATGTCGTACCTTCAAATCTACCAGGAGAAGATTTACGATCTGCTCAACTCGAACCACAAACTCGAGATGGTGCTTAGAGAGGACCCGAAGAAAG GCGTGTACGTCGAGAACCTGACGGAGTACGTTGTGAGAAGTGCAGATGAGGTCATGTCTCTGATGAGATCCAGCAAGAAGAGACTCATCTTCGCAGAGACGCGCATGAACCGCCTCTCCAGCAG ATCTCACTCCGTCTGCCAGATCACCATACAAAGATCACGAGGAAAAAATACTCCTAAAAACG GCTCAAAGTCTACCTCCAGCCCGTCGATCTCACGTCAATTAAAGTCTTCGAGCCCCAAATCGGCAGACGCCACGCCTCCAATGGACAAGAAAAAAGACCACTATTCTAATAGCGACTCCAAGATCCCTCTTAGGCGTCAACACAGCCTGCCCGACCAAAAGGCTTCCTGCATTCCCCAGCCTTCAGCGGGGGCACTGAAACGAACATCACCCGGGAGATTTAGTAACTCTCTGACGTCACTTCCGGATGCAGACGGAGGTTATAGTAAACACAAGAAGCAATTGCTTCGAGACCCTCGATCGCGGAGGCGATGCCACAGCGACTACGAGACAGAGGATAGTGACTTCATGGAGTCTGAGTCGGAGCTCAGTATCGACCCTCTG CTGCGGCCAACAGGTTTGCCTGACGATCTCTATGAAGAAGGTGAGTCATTCGCGGACGAACTCGAAAAAGAG GGCGACGACGAGGAATTCCTGGACTCCATCAGGATCATCGATGACGTGGTTACCAAGGGAAAACTGAACAT CTGTGACCTTGCGGGGAGCGAGCGCGTTAAAAGGGCCCAGGTGGAGGGTGAAAGACTCTCAGAGCTGCAGCACATCAACTTATCACTGCTGGAACTAGG TAACACGATCCACGCGCTGTCTGAGGGTACCCGGACCCATATCCCGTTCCGCAACTCCTCTCTGACGCGACTTCTGCAGGACAGCCTTGGCGGAAACTGTAAGACGAGCTTCGTG ATGTGCATATCTCCCACCAACGCGGACAAGATGGAGACGCGGTGCACTCTAGAGTTTGGCCAGCGGGCCCTCAAAATCAAGAACGCTGCGCATGTTAACATGGAG ATTGATCATGTTAAGTTAGCTGCCGACTTGAGGAAGAGGCTACAAGCCTTAG AGCTTGAAATGAAATCCCAAAAAGACGTATTCGACAAGCAACTTATGGCCTTGAAAACCGATCAGAGAGTTGAACTGTCGGAGAAGGACTCGCTCTACGAGAATGAGAAAACCCAGGCGCAAATGCAG GTACAACAACTACAAACAGAGACTGAAAACTTGCGGAAACTTTTGGAAGACGAAAGAAGACAGAAAAGCTTACTCGAGCAGACGAGGAACTTGGAAATGGAGTCTAAACTTCAGGAAGAGAGGGAAAATATCGGAGCGCTTAGCGAGCTGCGAACAGAACTTGAACACCTCAGGAGAGAATTGCAGGCGGAAAAACGGCGATCACTAGCGCTCGAGCAACGAGAAAGGGATATTCTAGAACAGTCAATCGCAGGCGGTTCGCATGGACTGAGCGAAACAGAGGATGTACACAAAGACGCGGGGGATATAGAATTGAGTGAGGGACATCGGACGAATTGTCAATCACCGGAACATCTCGCACCGCAATTCCCCCAAATCCCAATAGACAGCCACCACACCTCGACCGACACCCTGTACAATGTACTCCTCGCTGAAATCATGTCGCTGCAGCTTCTGTACCAAATGCAGGACCTCGCGGACTCTTGCGGTCACGTGACTCTACAGTCACGTGACAGTGGCTGGGCGGACAGCGATGAGGAAGCGCTAGGGAATGTCGGGAAGAGTTTACTTGAAAAAGGTGGGCTGATACTGAACAGTCTGCGCAACGTCCATGCCGTGGATACTATTTCGTTTGCCAGCACGGAGTCCCTTAGGGAAGCGTTCTTGTTCCCTTTATCGCCAAAGGCTTCCAAAGCAAAGAGCTCGGTCAGAACTAATAACAATGTGTCGCGCGAGCTACATTACGAGGGCCAAGACCCCAAACCTTATACACCAGTGAAGTCCGCTAGCAGTGCATTCCTATTGGAAGCCAGGGGGCTGGAGTCAGCCTCGACTTCAAGTATGGGGTCTTTCTGCGACCATGAACCTTTGAGCCCACGGGCTCAGCGTCAGCCGAGTGACAGCGGTTGTAGCTCGCAGCATAGCGGAATTGAGTTGTCTCCTGTGGAGCAGAAATCAAACTTACACAAGGAGTTCAGCAGGCGAGCTGCAGGCTCAAACGTCTGCGTCCCTCTTGCAGAGGAAGACGACGAGGTCTCGGAGCCCGACGCAGCCACGGAGGATAAAGAACATTTCCGACTGTTAACCGAGAAAGTATCGACTTTAGAGCGTGATCTGTTAAAGCTCAAGGAGGAGATGGATAGTGAGATTGTCGGGTTCTTCTCGACCGTGTTCCTCGTGGAGGTCGATAACAACAATGTCCAAG ACTCATCCCAGATGCGGCACTTGATGGATTGTGTACAGGAACGGCTTCTTAGAGAAATCATCGACCAAG GTCCTGGCCCGGATAAGCTGTGTCTGTCGCTGCCAGTACTGGAGCAGGCCCTCAACTTGCTACTCGTCAACAAGACCCTGATGAGCTGTATCCTCGTGCTACAGAAACGCAAGAGTACCAGTAAATCACGGTCAAGCTTACCACAG GTTGACCAGGAAGTCCAGACAGAAGAGGAAGTGAAACTTGTGCGGCGTAAGCCCAGGAAAG atGCCGCAGTTTTGACGGAGCCCTGGCCGTGGAGTCCTGGACACCATCAGGAATGTCAGACAAGCGTTGAGCGCCTAGCAAG CTTACCCACACGGGATGATCGCATGGACTCCCTGTGTTCAACTAAAACTAACGAGGACTGGGTTCAGATCTTACAAGAGGAAGCTGCGTCATCAGAGATGGAGCGTAACCCGGATGGAGCGTCGCGAGCCGGCACTCCGGTTTGCGGTAGCGATATGAATGCACGTGACGACCACATGGCAAACAGTTCAGATGAGGAGGAAGATGCGAGGGGaagcaaaaagaaaacgaaaaaaaagttTGGGATTTTCGCGTGTCTAGCCCCTAGAATGTCCATGAGGAAGCGAAAGTCTCAGAAAAATCCGCCAGAGCCACAGCAAGCAGAAAGAGCAGAAAAGGAGACCCTTATAAACTAG